In Pseudomonadota bacterium, the following are encoded in one genomic region:
- a CDS encoding DegT/DnrJ/EryC1/StrS family aminotransferase gives MYIKYAEPYWDNREKEAAIENIKTSQWLSSGDTVVEFEEKFSAKFSQKYGLMLNSGSSANLVAISACKKIFEWKDGDEIIMGVVQFPTTVAPVIQNNLKPVFIDAEYDSLNFDICKIEANITNKTRAIILSPAFGNPPDMDRLGQICRDHNLKLILDCCDSLGTTWNTQHLAEFAVVSTYSFYASHHICTMEGGMVTTNDFQILQACRRFAYWGRDCFCRGTENYLPCGKCGNRFKEWIPNCNCVVDHKYVYTEIGYNLKPLDLQGALGLVQLNKVDEIIAKRKKHKEIVVNLFRKYCEVCDVKVLPQADVSWFCVPLISRQKNKLVSHLEKSGIQTRNFFANNILQQPGFCHLGDFKEYPVAQKFAEEVFFVGCAPHYTQETFDYIEQVLQAYILA, from the coding sequence ATGTACATAAAATACGCTGAGCCCTACTGGGACAATAGAGAAAAAGAAGCTGCTATTGAAAATATTAAAACAAGCCAATGGCTGTCATCTGGGGATACTGTTGTAGAATTTGAGGAAAAATTTTCAGCAAAATTTTCACAGAAATATGGACTGATGCTCAATAGCGGCAGCAGTGCTAATTTAGTGGCTATATCCGCTTGTAAGAAAATTTTTGAATGGAAAGATGGTGATGAAATTATTATGGGGGTGGTTCAATTCCCGACTACGGTTGCCCCTGTCATACAAAACAATTTGAAGCCCGTGTTTATTGATGCAGAGTACGATAGTCTAAATTTTGATATCTGCAAAATCGAAGCAAATATTACCAACAAAACAAGAGCCATTATCCTAAGCCCAGCGTTTGGCAACCCCCCCGACATGGATAGATTGGGACAAATATGCAGAGATCATAACTTGAAACTAATTTTAGATTGCTGTGATTCTCTTGGAACTACTTGGAATACGCAACACCTTGCAGAATTTGCTGTTGTATCTACTTATTCTTTTTACGCCTCTCATCACATATGCACAATGGAAGGTGGAATGGTCACAACAAATGACTTTCAAATTCTTCAAGCATGCAGAAGGTTTGCATATTGGGGACGAGATTGTTTTTGCAGAGGAACGGAAAATTATTTACCTTGCGGGAAATGCGGCAATAGATTCAAAGAATGGATTCCAAATTGCAATTGTGTAGTAGATCACAAATATGTGTATACAGAAATTGGTTACAATTTAAAACCTCTAGACCTTCAGGGAGCTTTGGGATTGGTGCAACTCAACAAAGTCGATGAAATTATTGCCAAAAGAAAAAAACATAAAGAGATTGTTGTAAATCTGTTTAGAAAATACTGTGAAGTTTGTGATGTCAAAGTATTGCCACAAGCAGATGTTTCGTGGTTCTGTGTGCCTCTTATTTCTCGGCAAAAAAATAAATTGGTTTCACATTTGGAAAAAAGCGGCATTCAAACGAGGAATTTTTTTGCTAATAACATTTTGCAGCAACCAGGGTTTTGTCATTTGGGAGATTTTAAAGAATATCCAGTGGCACAGAAATTTGCCGAAGAGGTTTTCTTTGTTGGCTGTGCCCCACATTATACCCAAGAGACGTTTGATTATATTGAACAGGTTTTACAAGCATATATACTTGCATGA
- a CDS encoding NAD-dependent epimerase/dehydratase family protein, whose product MNVLITGGCGFIARNLCSYLSYDHLVYAEGRQTLNLLDKSQCINFSENHHIDTIIHAAIEDKQKGWPHGHSASTFYNNISMFENAITYIPHKLFINIASGAEFDKEQEIVCAKEEEIYKKFPRDFYGSAKNIIAKRLKNNGINLRLFNCFGFGEAPRSLVINAITKAEKNEPIHLLDKWMDFFYIGDLCRVVNHLLTKSKIKSSDINCVYSQKHKLVDVVKIVQKTIGKENEIKITEYSPSYTGNGDKLALLNLPLMGLNEGIKEMIQIRAWNQQMQEK is encoded by the coding sequence ATGAATGTATTAATTACTGGTGGCTGTGGGTTTATTGCCAGAAATTTATGCTCTTACTTGAGTTACGACCACTTAGTATATGCTGAGGGTCGGCAAACACTGAATTTGCTTGATAAGTCACAATGTATAAATTTCTCTGAAAACCACCATATAGACACCATTATTCACGCCGCAATTGAGGATAAACAAAAAGGCTGGCCACATGGACATAGTGCATCTACGTTTTACAACAATATTTCTATGTTTGAAAATGCAATAACCTATATTCCTCATAAACTATTCATCAATATTGCGAGCGGAGCAGAGTTTGACAAAGAGCAAGAAATAGTTTGTGCAAAAGAAGAAGAAATTTACAAAAAATTTCCCAGAGATTTTTATGGATCGGCTAAAAACATCATAGCAAAACGTCTTAAAAACAATGGAATAAATCTTAGGTTGTTTAATTGCTTTGGGTTTGGCGAAGCCCCCAGAAGTCTTGTTATAAATGCGATCACAAAAGCAGAAAAAAATGAACCAATTCATTTATTAGACAAATGGATGGACTTCTTTTATATCGGGGATTTATGTCGTGTAGTAAATCATCTGTTGACAAAATCAAAAATAAAATCATCTGATATCAATTGTGTGTATTCACAAAAACACAAGTTGGTAGATGTTGTCAAAATAGTGCAAAAAACAATTGGAAAAGAAAATGAAATAAAAATAACTGAATATTCACCTTCTTATACAGGCAATGGAGATAAATTGGCTTTATTAAACTTGCCACTAATGGGATTAAACGAAGGTATAAAGGAAATGATACAAATTCGGGCGTGGAATCAACAAATGCAGGAAAAATAA
- a CDS encoding NPCBM/NEW2 domain-containing protein, with translation MNIVTIINAHNDPPLLENTIDSVRKWVTDKIIVVIDAAGWQLFHNFKCPENTELLKGVYHNCKRSPYKNIAIGLNYAYAKYPEADWYNYIESDVLYLNDLFKEDLSTKCDYADLGFCQRAGKQGDQWLPEKIFNKQLPVYYMLGAVHFYSHNCISGLMKMDFFTKVLEATKEYQGGFFPNFSHYAVEEIIYPTAAAVFGRIGNLGEDTKYAVRFTPEISESEIAIPTSIAHPLKNLQKRKNLKKMYNKEEFLANLTPHEAIFYCSLKGVTVWKNGQPTEGDFLLPSAACVWAKARLRGQEVQHGLWAHPTDFGTILPNMSIVGPASRLVYKLEKKYHGLKGSVGISETIKGYNSTMVFCILCDGELVWRSQPMRTAGQVEDYQIMIENIDVLELVVVTIGSYNSCQAIWCDPVLLL, from the coding sequence ATGAATATCGTCACAATTATTAATGCTCACAATGATCCGCCTTTATTGGAAAACACAATTGATTCTGTAAGAAAATGGGTTACTGACAAGATTATCGTGGTTATTGATGCAGCAGGGTGGCAGCTATTTCATAATTTCAAATGCCCGGAAAACACAGAACTTTTAAAGGGGGTTTATCATAATTGCAAGCGTAGTCCTTATAAAAACATTGCTATTGGTTTAAATTACGCATATGCTAAATATCCAGAAGCAGATTGGTATAATTATATCGAATCTGATGTTTTGTATTTGAACGATTTGTTTAAAGAGGATTTGAGCACTAAGTGTGATTATGCTGATTTGGGGTTTTGTCAACGAGCAGGAAAGCAAGGAGATCAATGGCTGCCCGAAAAGATTTTTAACAAACAATTGCCTGTTTACTATATGTTAGGGGCTGTTCATTTTTATTCACACAATTGTATTAGTGGCTTGATGAAAATGGATTTTTTTACCAAGGTTTTAGAAGCAACAAAAGAATATCAAGGTGGTTTTTTCCCTAATTTTTCTCATTATGCGGTAGAGGAAATAATCTATCCAACGGCAGCAGCAGTTTTTGGACGCATAGGTAATTTAGGCGAAGACACAAAATACGCAGTGCGATTTACTCCCGAAATATCAGAAAGCGAGATTGCGATACCAACCAGTATTGCACATCCGTTAAAAAATCTTCAGAAGAGAAAAAATTTAAAAAAAATGTACAACAAAGAAGAATTTTTGGCAAATTTAACACCACACGAAGCCATCTTTTATTGTAGTTTAAAAGGTGTGACTGTGTGGAAAAATGGACAACCGACTGAGGGCGATTTTTTACTGCCATCGGCAGCATGTGTGTGGGCAAAAGCAAGGCTTAGGGGGCAAGAAGTACAGCACGGACTTTGGGCACATCCAACCGATTTTGGTACTATTTTGCCAAACATGAGCATAGTAGGACCAGCCTCAAGATTGGTTTATAAATTAGAAAAAAAATATCATGGACTGAAAGGTTCTGTTGGTATTTCGGAGACCATTAAAGGATACAATTCTACAATGGTGTTTTGCATCTTGTGTGATGGAGAATTGGTTTGGCGTTCACAACCAATGCGAACAGCAGGACAGGTGGAAGATTATCAAATAATGATAGAAAACATTGATGTGTTGGAATTAGTAGTTGTTACAATTGGAAGCTATAACTCGTGCCAAGCTATTTGGTGTGATCCTGTGTTATTATTATGA
- a CDS encoding thiamine pyrophosphate-binding protein, with the protein MITVSDYIAEYLKQAGITHVFMITGGGAMYLNNSFGKYFKPICFHNEQGCTIAAEGYARIHNKIPVVNVTTGPGGSNAITGVLGAWTDSIPMLVISGQVKYNQTARYAKSLGINLRQLGDQEYDIVSMVSHITKYAEMVIDPYSIKYHLDKALHLARTGRPGPCWLDIPLDVQNAKIDEDKLSAYIGHVSSFPKIDKPTITRVLDCVKKAKRPVILAGPGIHFSGSIDVFHQLIEKFNIPILTAFNAHDLLEHDHPLRVGRPGTIGERGGNFILQNADLLLVLGCRLDIRQIGYKWEAFAEKSTKIVVDIDEAELKKPTIFPDIPIHGDVKDFMEQMLCEECNIDRTEWIEWCKEKSKKYPVVLPEHRQVLTLRSKLPLVNPYGFMEEVGKQLPENQIMVCGNATACIIPFQVIPMKKGQRMFSNSGMAAMGWDISAAIGAHFASGQKIVCFAGDGSIQMNIQELQTIRHHNLPIKIFLLNNGGYHSIRQTQTNNNFNPVGFDNTNGISFPCMEKIAYAYGIRYLKCDNYPTIKETVAATLCEDDPVICEIVLDERQPFSPKIAARKAEDGSMIACSLEDMWPFLDQKELKENMVK; encoded by the coding sequence ATGATAACTGTAAGCGATTACATAGCAGAGTATTTGAAACAAGCAGGAATTACACACGTTTTTATGATTACTGGTGGTGGAGCCATGTATCTCAACAATTCATTTGGAAAGTATTTCAAACCAATATGTTTCCACAATGAACAAGGCTGCACCATAGCAGCAGAAGGATATGCAAGAATACACAATAAAATACCTGTGGTGAATGTCACAACAGGACCAGGGGGTAGCAACGCCATCACTGGTGTGTTGGGTGCTTGGACTGATTCTATACCAATGCTTGTGATTTCAGGACAAGTTAAATATAATCAAACAGCAAGATATGCAAAAAGTCTTGGCATAAATCTGAGGCAACTTGGCGATCAAGAATATGATATTGTAAGCATGGTGTCTCACATTACTAAATATGCAGAAATGGTAATTGATCCATATTCCATTAAATATCACCTTGATAAAGCACTCCATCTCGCCCGCACTGGACGACCTGGGCCTTGCTGGCTAGACATTCCTCTTGATGTGCAAAATGCAAAAATAGATGAAGATAAGCTGAGTGCATACATCGGCCATGTGTCTTCTTTTCCCAAAATAGACAAACCCACCATCACTCGTGTTTTGGATTGTGTCAAGAAAGCAAAAAGACCTGTTATTTTGGCGGGGCCGGGTATACATTTTTCTGGCTCTATTGATGTTTTCCATCAACTAATAGAAAAATTCAACATTCCTATTCTTACAGCTTTTAATGCTCACGACTTACTTGAGCACGACCACCCTCTTCGTGTGGGTCGTCCGGGCACCATTGGTGAACGAGGTGGAAACTTTATACTACAAAACGCAGACTTATTATTAGTGTTGGGTTGTAGATTAGACATACGGCAAATAGGATATAAATGGGAGGCATTTGCTGAAAAGTCCACAAAGATAGTTGTTGATATTGATGAAGCAGAATTAAAAAAACCCACCATATTTCCAGACATACCAATTCATGGAGATGTTAAAGACTTCATGGAACAAATGCTTTGTGAAGAGTGCAATATTGATAGAACCGAATGGATAGAGTGGTGTAAAGAAAAGTCGAAAAAATATCCAGTAGTTTTACCAGAACACAGACAAGTGTTGACATTGAGAAGCAAGCTACCGTTGGTCAATCCGTATGGATTTATGGAAGAAGTGGGAAAACAACTGCCAGAAAACCAAATTATGGTCTGTGGCAATGCCACGGCATGTATTATACCTTTTCAAGTCATACCGATGAAAAAAGGACAACGTATGTTTAGTAATTCAGGCATGGCGGCGATGGGTTGGGATATATCTGCTGCAATTGGTGCCCATTTTGCATCTGGGCAGAAGATAGTTTGTTTTGCTGGCGATGGTAGCATTCAAATGAACATACAAGAGCTTCAAACAATTAGACATCACAATTTGCCAATAAAAATATTTTTATTAAACAACGGCGGCTATCATTCGATACGACAGACCCAAACCAACAACAATTTTAATCCAGTGGGATTTGATAATACCAATGGCATAAGTTTTCCTTGCATGGAAAAAATAGCCTATGCATATGGAATCAGATATTTGAAGTGTGATAATTACCCAACAATCAAAGAAACTGTGGCGGCGACACTCTGCGAGGACGATCCCGTAATTTGCGAAATTGTCTTAGATGAAAGACAACCATTTTCTCCTAAAATAGCCGCCCGAAAAGCTGAGGATGGGTCGATGATTGCCTGTTCATTAGAAGATATGTGGCCATTCTTGGATCAAAAAGAATTAAAAGAAAATATGGTGAAATAA
- a CDS encoding class I SAM-dependent methyltransferase — protein MHIVDHCVVCKNKKIIKTKSKISDFIAYYLFNGIKPDCKTIYCPECGYRGSDIRFDEDELKRYYWDYRGEYYEFVRNHIEPSYEKISNHIDEEGEITFRKNYMRNFFAGVVDYTKIKTTLDYGGHKGQYILEEFSNAQQYIYDISKNNNIDIDSIDKIDFIMICHVLEHVSYPDNLLQHIRTMCKENTILYAEVPLCDNWKDNAKAVSEHINFFNTKCFKRLLNYNGFVVTKIETTSRYSSWFAPSIICCAKILS, from the coding sequence ATGCACATAGTAGACCATTGTGTTGTATGCAAGAATAAAAAAATAATTAAAACAAAATCAAAAATTTCTGATTTTATCGCATATTATCTTTTTAATGGCATAAAACCAGATTGTAAAACCATATACTGTCCAGAGTGTGGATATCGAGGATCAGACATACGATTTGATGAAGATGAGCTAAAGAGATATTATTGGGATTATAGAGGAGAATATTATGAGTTCGTCAGAAATCACATAGAGCCAAGCTACGAAAAAATTTCGAATCATATTGATGAGGAGGGGGAAATAACTTTTAGAAAAAATTACATGCGTAATTTTTTTGCAGGAGTGGTTGATTATACAAAAATAAAAACCACATTAGATTATGGAGGACACAAAGGACAATATATATTAGAAGAATTCTCAAATGCCCAACAATACATCTACGATATATCAAAAAATAATAATATAGACATAGATTCAATAGATAAAATAGACTTCATTATGATTTGCCATGTTTTGGAGCATGTGTCTTATCCAGACAATTTATTACAACACATCAGAACAATGTGTAAGGAAAACACCATTCTATATGCAGAGGTTCCATTATGCGACAATTGGAAAGACAATGCAAAGGCTGTTTCAGAACACATTAATTTTTTCAACACAAAGTGTTTTAAAAGATTGTTAAATTATAATGGGTTTGTGGTGACAAAAATAGAAACAACCTCCCGTTATTCCAGTTGGTTTGCACCATCTATAATTTGTTGTGCAAAAATATTGTCATAA
- a CDS encoding MscL family protein, translating to MPENFTLGLAKEQKNGLIIWHYVLGIAVAIHENGFTKKLYKRKKQMSETKQLSEREKELNQVVLDRIGQELDDRFNEWKAFAFQQRTFGAVIAFTLGIAFSKLITAFSESLIMPIVQFLGKYTGETWRQAVWEPVPNLKFEVGQFYAAGVDFILMSLILYALWKVVKHFKKEEEECPNACCVKKS from the coding sequence GTGCCCGAGAACTTTACCCTTGGGCTGGCCAAAGAGCAGAAAAATGGGCTGATAATTTGGCATTATGTTCTAGGTATTGCTGTGGCAATCCACGAAAATGGTTTCACGAAAAAACTTTACAAGAGAAAAAAGCAGATGAGCGAGACAAAGCAACTGAGCGAGAGAGAAAAGGAATTAAACCAAGTTGTCCTAGACAGAATTGGACAGGAGTTGGATGATCGTTTTAATGAGTGGAAAGCATTTGCTTTTCAGCAACGAACCTTCGGTGCAGTGATTGCATTTACGTTGGGCATAGCTTTCTCCAAATTGATTACAGCCTTTTCCGAGAGTTTGATTATGCCCATTGTTCAATTTTTGGGCAAATATACAGGAGAAACATGGAGACAGGCTGTTTGGGAACCTGTTCCTAATTTAAAATTTGAAGTTGGACAATTTTATGCGGCTGGTGTTGATTTTATCTTGATGTCTTTAATACTTTATGCTTTGTGGAAGGTTGTCAAACACTTCAAAAAAGAGGAAGAAGAATGCCCAAATGCTTGTTGTGTAAAAAAGAGCTAG